A part of Caldicellulosiruptor owensensis OL genomic DNA contains:
- a CDS encoding DUF3006 domain-containing protein, translating into MTKKAIIDRFEGDFAIIELQNRKMVSVPREILPECAKEGDVILISVDDKETQKRSERIKNLFESLKEEGEE; encoded by the coding sequence GTGACCAAAAAAGCTATTATAGACAGGTTTGAAGGTGACTTTGCTATTATTGAGCTTCAAAACAGGAAGATGGTAAGTGTTCCAAGAGAGATTTTACCTGAGTGTGCAAAAGAGGGCGATGTGATTTTGATTTCAGTAGATGATAAGGAAACTCAGAAGAGAAGTGAAAGGATAAAAAATCTTTTTGAAAGTTTGAAGGAAGAAGGCGAAGAATAG
- the folK gene encoding 2-amino-4-hydroxy-6-hydroxymethyldihydropteridine diphosphokinase, with product MAENIVFLGLGSNLGDRDENIKKAIEHLKDKVRIEKLSSIIETEPYGFVDQPKFLNCVLKGTTLLSPFELLEFVLEIENKMGRKRLFKWGPRNIDIDILFYDDWVIDTEKLKIPHPELHKRLFVLEPLCEIEKDFVHPVLKKNVYELYTQLISSRKE from the coding sequence ATGGCTGAAAATATTGTATTTTTAGGGCTTGGAAGTAATCTTGGTGATAGAGATGAGAATATAAAAAAAGCAATTGAGCACCTGAAAGATAAGGTAAGAATTGAAAAGCTTTCAAGTATAATTGAGACAGAGCCATATGGATTTGTAGATCAGCCAAAGTTTTTAAACTGTGTTTTGAAAGGCACAACCTTACTTTCGCCGTTTGAGCTTCTTGAGTTTGTGCTTGAGATAGAAAATAAAATGGGGAGAAAAAGGCTTTTTAAATGGGGACCGAGGAACATCGATATTGATATTCTTTTTTATGATGACTGGGTCATAGACACAGAGAAGCTCAAAATCCCCCATCCAGAACTTCACAAAAGACTATTTGTACTTGAGCCTCTTTGCGAAATTGAAAAAGATTTTGTCCATCCGGTGCTGAAAAAGAACGTGTATGAGCTTTACACTCAGCTAATTTCTTCAAGAAAGGAATGA